A region of Streptomyces sp. NBC_01788 DNA encodes the following proteins:
- a CDS encoding ATP-binding protein, whose amino-acid sequence MPVAMTSACLPYTPMDLPPAPPTPESLTYSLTLPAAPQSPAIVRAVIRTVLDAHDLADMADAVVQVASELVACACRFTTSPEVYVCLRYREEALRVVLYDAHPRHQHPRLAAACDARRRSALRLSACVVRACGGDWGFGGAREPGGGTRTWAVLPREGARAFLMGGHPNE is encoded by the coding sequence ATGCCTGTCGCTATGACCTCGGCCTGCCTGCCCTACACCCCCATGGACCTGCCGCCCGCACCCCCCACCCCGGAATCCCTCACGTACAGCCTCACGCTCCCGGCCGCACCGCAGAGCCCTGCGATCGTCAGGGCGGTGATCCGCACGGTCCTCGACGCACACGACCTCGCCGACATGGCCGACGCGGTCGTGCAGGTGGCGAGCGAACTCGTGGCCTGTGCGTGCCGTTTCACCACCTCTCCGGAGGTGTACGTATGCCTCCGCTACCGCGAGGAAGCACTCCGCGTGGTCCTCTACGACGCGCACCCCCGCCACCAGCACCCTCGCCTCGCCGCCGCCTGCGACGCCCGCCGCCGCTCGGCGCTGCGCCTGTCGGCCTGTGTGGTCCGGGCGTGCGGCGGTGACTGGGGCTTCGGTGGCGCCCGCGAGCCCGGCGGCGGCACGCGGACGTGGGCGGTCCTGCCAAGGGAGGGTGCCCGCGCATTCCTGATGGGTGGCCACCCGAATGAGTGA